The following proteins come from a genomic window of Halomarina ordinaria:
- a CDS encoding HVO_0234 family beta-propeller protein yields MDEDIDIDEKRVYAAKGDRTVVFVATDAGLARVSVSGDLVGEFGLDHRGDVADVATRDGALAVAGEEDVLVGDAFAPTGFGPADAVGFDRNGHLVAAGEGRVARLASDGWTTLAAVEDVRAVDGDLLAARDGVFRLDGAHVGLADVRDVAAAGVPLAATDEGLYRLGNGWMDVLDGAFRVVACEGAAPDARAHAAGEALYERREDAWKAVSLPTDDPVAAVGYGESTYLVTASGTFLVRGEEGWRSRSLGVPGVRALAVL; encoded by the coding sequence ATGGACGAGGACATCGATATCGACGAGAAGCGCGTCTACGCCGCCAAGGGGGACCGGACCGTCGTCTTCGTCGCCACCGACGCCGGCCTCGCACGCGTCTCCGTCTCCGGCGACCTCGTCGGCGAGTTCGGTCTCGACCACCGCGGGGACGTCGCCGACGTCGCCACCCGGGACGGTGCACTCGCCGTCGCCGGGGAGGAAGACGTCCTCGTCGGCGACGCGTTCGCTCCCACCGGCTTCGGCCCCGCCGACGCCGTCGGCTTCGACCGCAACGGCCACCTCGTCGCCGCCGGCGAGGGGCGGGTCGCCCGCCTCGCTTCCGACGGCTGGACGACGCTCGCGGCGGTCGAGGACGTTCGCGCCGTCGACGGCGACCTCCTCGCCGCCCGCGACGGGGTGTTCCGCCTCGACGGGGCGCACGTCGGCCTCGCGGACGTCCGGGACGTCGCGGCCGCGGGCGTCCCGCTCGCCGCCACCGACGAGGGGTTGTACCGCCTCGGCAACGGCTGGATGGACGTCCTCGACGGCGCGTTCCGCGTCGTCGCGTGCGAGGGGGCGGCACCCGACGCCCGCGCGCACGCCGCCGGCGAGGCCCTCTACGAGCGTCGAGAGGACGCGTGGAAGGCGGTCTCGCTCCCGACGGACGACCCCGTCGCCGCCGTCGGCTACGGCGAGTCCACCTACCTCGTCACGGCCTCGGGGACGTTCCTCGTGCGCGGTGAGGAGGGGTGGCGGAGTCGGTCGCTCGGGGTGCCGGGCGTGCGCGCGCTGGCGGTGCTCTGA
- a CDS encoding pyridoxal phosphate-dependent aminotransferase, whose product MSPRADQQAHADPELTATVFEPIAYLEWIAGRPEAADHDLGSSDLRRAGDGRVVPPALADREDPPPGTTLESQVATVYDADPTDVHVTAGASHANLLAAMAACAASDDPHVLVESPGYEPQAATPAGFGASVDRFSRAPGGRLDPGRLRDALTPETDLVVCTNRHNPTGALADRETLAAAAEAVGEVDATLLVDEVYAPYVLEARSGDGSAFGGVTAAGLPNTVVASSLTKFHGLGGLRIGWLVGEGAFVERLDRVAWHLPVVADPSRALARRTLHHADALAERSRERLAANHELLSEFLAGRTDVVGDVPAGCPYGLVWHADVDGDVLSAAAWEAGVLVVPGRFFGVRGAVRVAAGHDAETTAAALAAFGRVLDGAETAGV is encoded by the coding sequence GTGTCGCCACGGGCCGACCAGCAGGCACATGCCGACCCCGAACTGACGGCCACCGTGTTCGAGCCCATCGCCTACCTCGAATGGATCGCCGGCCGGCCCGAGGCGGCCGACCACGACCTCGGGTCGAGCGACCTCCGCCGCGCGGGCGACGGCAGGGTCGTCCCCCCCGCCCTCGCCGACCGCGAGGACCCCCCGCCGGGGACGACGCTCGAAAGCCAGGTGGCGACCGTCTACGACGCCGACCCGACGGACGTCCACGTGACGGCCGGTGCGAGCCACGCGAACCTCCTCGCGGCGATGGCGGCCTGCGCCGCGAGCGACGACCCGCACGTGCTGGTCGAATCACCGGGGTACGAACCGCAGGCCGCCACGCCAGCGGGTTTCGGCGCGAGCGTCGACCGGTTCAGCCGCGCGCCGGGCGGCCGCCTTGACCCCGGACGACTCCGGGACGCCCTCACCCCGGAGACGGACCTCGTCGTCTGCACGAACCGCCACAACCCGACCGGCGCGCTCGCCGACCGCGAGACGCTGGCGGCGGCCGCCGAGGCCGTCGGCGAGGTGGACGCGACGCTCCTCGTCGACGAGGTGTATGCCCCCTACGTGCTGGAGGCGCGCTCCGGGGACGGAAGCGCCTTCGGCGGCGTGACGGCCGCCGGCCTCCCGAACACGGTCGTCGCCTCGTCGCTCACGAAGTTCCACGGCCTCGGGGGCCTGCGCATCGGGTGGCTCGTCGGCGAGGGCGCGTTCGTCGAGCGACTGGACCGCGTCGCCTGGCACCTGCCGGTCGTCGCCGACCCGAGTCGCGCGCTGGCCCGGCGGACACTCCACCACGCCGACGCGCTCGCCGAGCGCTCCCGCGAACGACTGGCGGCCAACCACGAACTGCTGAGCGAGTTCCTCGCCGGACGGACCGACGTCGTCGGCGACGTCCCGGCGGGCTGTCCCTACGGACTGGTCTGGCACGCCGACGTCGACGGGGACGTGCTGAGCGCCGCCGCCTGGGAGGCGGGCGTCCTCGTCGTCCCCGGGCGGTTCTTCGGCGTGCGCGGGGCGGTCCGGGTGGCGGCGGGCCACGACGCCGAGACGACGGCGGCGGCGCTCGCCGCCTTCGGGCGGGTGCTCGACGGTGCGGAGACGGCCGGCGTCTGA
- the prs gene encoding ribose-phosphate diphosphokinase has product MILPGSASQSLAASLAVELDAEVGPVEYDRFPDGELIVRAPASGEHCVVVASTVDSDAHVQLLQLQDVASQHFERVTTVLPYFGYARQDRAFSEGDPVSARAVARAISTGTDRVVTVTPHEAAVCDFFDVPTTAVDATPLLADPLPDGLSEPLFLAPDESATPHAEAVRDAYRSGTVDYFEKERDYDTGEVTLTPSETSAADRDVVVVDDIIATGSTMAGAIDHLRGDGATRVYATCVHPMLAANARVKLARAGVEAVYGTDTIERGESAVSVAPVVADAL; this is encoded by the coding sequence ATGATACTGCCCGGGTCGGCGTCGCAGTCGCTCGCGGCGTCGCTCGCCGTCGAACTCGACGCGGAGGTGGGGCCGGTCGAGTACGACCGGTTCCCCGACGGCGAACTCATCGTCCGCGCGCCGGCGAGCGGCGAGCACTGCGTCGTCGTCGCCTCGACGGTCGACAGCGACGCCCACGTCCAGTTGCTCCAGCTACAGGACGTCGCCAGCCAGCACTTCGAGCGGGTGACGACGGTCCTCCCGTACTTCGGCTACGCTCGTCAGGACCGCGCGTTCTCCGAGGGCGACCCCGTCTCGGCGCGCGCGGTGGCGCGGGCCATCTCGACGGGCACCGACCGCGTCGTCACGGTGACACCCCACGAGGCGGCAGTGTGTGACTTCTTCGACGTCCCCACGACGGCCGTGGACGCCACGCCGCTGCTCGCGGACCCCCTGCCCGACGGGCTCTCCGAACCGCTCTTCCTCGCCCCGGACGAGAGCGCGACGCCCCACGCGGAGGCGGTGCGCGACGCCTACCGTTCGGGGACGGTCGACTACTTCGAGAAGGAACGGGACTACGATACCGGCGAGGTGACGCTCACCCCCAGCGAGACGAGCGCGGCCGACCGCGACGTGGTCGTCGTCGACGACATCATCGCCACCGGGTCGACCATGGCGGGCGCCATCGACCACCTCCGGGGGGACGGCGCGACCCGGGTCTACGCCACCTGCGTCCACCCGATGCTCGCGGCCAACGCCCGCGTGAAACTCGCACGCGCCGGCGTCGAGGCCGTCTACGGCACCGACACCATCGAACGCGGCGAGAGCGCCGTCAGCGTCGCCCCCGTCGTCGCGGACGCGCTGTAA
- the glmM gene encoding phosphoglucosamine mutase: MKIFGSSGVRGVANEELTPAFVGRVAMAAGSVFGEGRDGRTRVALGRDTRATGRMFADAAASGLASVGCDVDRVGVLPTPALQAYAEREGIAGLMVTASHNPPEYNGVKLVGRDGVELAREGLERVEDRLLAERFATVPWDETGTSRRVEGADRTYIDEVLAAVDGDRIASADLTVALDPGHGAGALTSPTLFRELGCRVVTVNGQPDGHFPGRDPEPIERNLGDLRRLVRATGADLGIAHDGDADRAIFVDEYGDHVEGDAALAALAAAELTAGDTTVSAVNVSQRLVDVVNAAGADLELTPIGSTNIITRIRALQRAGVTVPVAGEGNGGVLFPDYRLARDGAYTAARFCELLADRSASGLAADHSGYHNVRVNLAYDDDAEREALIAAAEATARESDAGLDTTDGHRLDYGDAWVLVRPSGTEPVVRVYAEARTEERARRLADEMHDALLAAA, translated from the coding sequence ATGAAGATATTTGGCTCCAGCGGCGTTCGCGGCGTCGCCAACGAGGAGCTGACGCCCGCGTTCGTCGGGCGGGTGGCGATGGCCGCCGGTTCGGTGTTCGGGGAGGGACGGGACGGTCGGACGCGCGTGGCGCTCGGGCGCGACACGCGCGCGACGGGCCGGATGTTCGCCGACGCCGCCGCCTCGGGGCTGGCGAGCGTCGGGTGCGACGTCGACCGCGTCGGCGTCCTCCCGACACCCGCGCTCCAGGCCTACGCCGAGCGCGAGGGGATAGCCGGGCTGATGGTGACGGCGAGTCACAACCCGCCGGAGTACAACGGCGTGAAACTCGTCGGACGCGACGGCGTCGAACTCGCCCGGGAGGGCCTCGAACGCGTCGAAGACCGCCTGCTGGCCGAGCGCTTCGCCACCGTCCCGTGGGACGAGACGGGGACCAGCCGACGCGTCGAGGGAGCCGACCGGACGTACATCGACGAGGTACTCGCGGCCGTCGACGGCGACCGCATCGCGAGCGCCGACCTGACGGTCGCGCTCGACCCCGGCCACGGCGCGGGCGCGCTCACCAGTCCGACGCTCTTTCGCGAACTCGGCTGTCGCGTCGTCACCGTCAACGGCCAGCCGGACGGTCACTTCCCCGGGCGCGACCCCGAACCCATCGAGCGGAACCTCGGCGACCTCCGCCGCCTCGTCCGCGCGACGGGCGCCGACCTCGGTATCGCCCACGACGGGGACGCCGACCGCGCCATCTTCGTCGACGAGTACGGCGACCACGTCGAGGGGGACGCGGCGCTCGCGGCGCTCGCCGCCGCCGAGTTGACCGCCGGCGATACCACCGTCTCCGCCGTCAACGTCTCCCAGCGTCTCGTCGACGTGGTGAACGCCGCCGGGGCCGACCTCGAACTCACCCCCATCGGGAGCACGAACATCATCACCCGCATCCGCGCGCTCCAGCGCGCCGGCGTCACCGTCCCCGTCGCCGGCGAGGGCAACGGCGGCGTCCTCTTCCCCGACTACCGCCTGGCGCGCGACGGTGCCTACACCGCCGCGCGGTTCTGCGAACTGCTCGCCGACCGGAGCGCGAGCGGCCTCGCCGCAGACCACAGCGGGTACCACAACGTCCGCGTGAACCTCGCCTACGACGACGACGCCGAGCGCGAGGCGCTCATCGCGGCCGCCGAGGCGACCGCCCGCGAGAGCGACGCCGGCCTCGACACGACCGACGGCCACCGCCTCGACTACGGCGACGCCTGGGTGCTCGTCCGTCCGAGCGGCACCGAACCCGTCGTCCGCGTCTACGCCGAGGCGCGAACCGAAGAGCGCGCACGGCGACTCGCGGACGAGATGCACGACGCGCTCCTCGCCGCGGCGTAA